In Salinirussus salinus, the following proteins share a genomic window:
- the proS gene encoding proline--tRNA ligase — translation MSDEQDLGITESKEHATGEWYAEVVRKAGLADYAPMGGFIVTRPRGYAIWERIQDYLDGWFKDTGVRNAYFPLFIPESYLEREKDVVEGFDPEVAWVTHGGYEELEERLAVRPTSESIIAPFMAQWVRSHRDLPLRLNQWCSVVRWEATETKPFFRTKEFLWQEGHTAHATQEEAWEEAMTRLDQYERVYEEVLAIPVLRGRKPEHDKFPGAHTTTTVEALMPDGKSVQGATSHYLGTSFAEAFDITYADADEEDRSAHTTSWGLSWRAMGALIMTHSDDQGLVLPPTLAPTQVVVVPIWQEENKDEVIEYAEDVEAALDAAGLRVDLDDRENRNPGFKYNEWELKGVPLRVEVGPAEVEDGEVTLVHRPDGERATADFDGVAGTVTDHLDTVFAKLYADAEETLEGEVREAESREEILGTIGQHGGYVKAGWCGDEDCEEPIKEAIAAEIVMVPEDRDAEPVHDACAICGEPAEETAYFAKSY, via the coding sequence ATGAGCGACGAGCAGGACCTGGGGATCACCGAATCGAAGGAGCACGCCACCGGCGAGTGGTACGCGGAGGTCGTCCGGAAGGCCGGCCTCGCCGACTACGCGCCGATGGGCGGGTTCATCGTCACCCGCCCGCGCGGCTACGCCATCTGGGAGCGCATTCAGGACTACCTCGACGGCTGGTTCAAGGACACCGGCGTCCGGAACGCCTACTTTCCCCTCTTCATCCCGGAGAGCTACCTGGAGCGGGAGAAAGACGTCGTCGAGGGGTTCGACCCCGAGGTGGCGTGGGTGACCCACGGCGGCTACGAGGAGCTGGAGGAGCGACTCGCGGTGCGGCCCACGAGCGAGTCGATCATCGCCCCGTTCATGGCCCAGTGGGTCCGCTCACACCGGGACCTCCCCCTCCGTCTGAACCAGTGGTGTTCGGTCGTCCGGTGGGAGGCCACCGAGACCAAGCCCTTCTTCCGGACCAAGGAGTTCCTCTGGCAGGAGGGCCACACCGCCCACGCCACCCAGGAGGAAGCCTGGGAGGAGGCGATGACCCGGCTGGACCAGTACGAGCGCGTCTACGAGGAGGTGCTCGCCATTCCGGTCCTCCGCGGTCGCAAGCCCGAACACGACAAGTTCCCCGGCGCACACACCACGACGACCGTCGAGGCGCTGATGCCCGACGGCAAGTCGGTGCAGGGGGCGACCTCCCACTACCTGGGGACGTCCTTCGCGGAGGCCTTCGACATCACCTACGCCGACGCCGACGAGGAGGACCGGTCCGCCCACACCACCTCCTGGGGGCTGTCCTGGCGGGCGATGGGCGCGCTGATCATGACCCACTCCGACGACCAGGGACTGGTGCTCCCGCCCACGCTCGCGCCCACGCAGGTGGTCGTCGTCCCCATCTGGCAGGAGGAGAACAAGGACGAAGTCATCGAGTACGCCGAGGATGTGGAGGCGGCGCTGGACGCGGCGGGGCTGCGGGTCGACCTCGACGACCGCGAGAACCGGAATCCCGGGTTCAAGTACAACGAGTGGGAGCTGAAGGGCGTGCCGCTGCGCGTGGAAGTCGGTCCCGCCGAGGTAGAGGACGGCGAGGTGACGCTGGTCCACCGGCCCGACGGGGAGCGCGCGACCGCCGACTTCGATGGGGTCGCCGGGACGGTCACCGACCACCTCGACACCGTCTTCGCGAAGCTGTACGCGGACGCCGAGGAGACGCTGGAGGGCGAGGTCCGCGAGGCCGAGAGCCGCGAAGAGATCCTCGGAACCATCGGCCAGCACGGCGGCTACGTGAAGGCCGGCTGGTGTGGCGACGAGGACTGCGAGGAACCGATCAAGGAGGCCATCGCGGCGGAGATCGTGATGGTCCCCGAGGACCGCGACGCCGAGCCGGTCCACGATGCGTGTGCGATCTGCGGTGAGCCGGCCGAAGAGACTGCCTACTTCGCCAAGAGCTACTGA
- a CDS encoding poly-gamma-glutamate hydrolase family protein, protein MARPTITTRPCETTETRHVTELLYDDGENDDTLVLALHGGDVEPGTAETAVELASRLSDATCWARLGYDDGGAFEAWHPPSKQIGPADHPLLAEVAGRGFDTVLSLHGRADEEVVVGGRADSAARRTVRNRLDDALPVPVRTAADGPYAGVHLENPVNRLAAGEGGIQLELAPSARGEHAGAVRETLADLVAAERF, encoded by the coding sequence GTGGCTCGCCCGACGATCACGACTCGTCCCTGCGAGACGACGGAGACCCGACACGTCACCGAACTCCTGTACGACGACGGTGAGAACGACGACACGCTGGTCCTCGCGCTCCACGGCGGCGACGTCGAGCCCGGCACCGCCGAGACGGCAGTCGAACTCGCCAGCCGCCTGTCCGACGCGACCTGCTGGGCCAGGCTCGGCTACGACGACGGCGGCGCCTTCGAGGCCTGGCACCCGCCCTCAAAGCAGATCGGCCCGGCCGACCACCCGCTGCTCGCCGAGGTCGCGGGTCGGGGGTTCGACACCGTGCTCAGCCTCCACGGCCGCGCCGACGAGGAGGTCGTCGTCGGCGGTCGGGCCGACTCCGCCGCCAGACGGACAGTCAGAAACCGGCTCGACGACGCGCTTCCGGTCCCGGTCCGGACGGCCGCCGACGGCCCCTACGCCGGCGTCCACCTCGAGAACCCGGTGAACCGGCTCGCGGCCGGCGAGGGCGGCATCCAGCTCGAACTCGCTCCCTCCGCCCGCGGGGAGCACGCCGGCGCCGTCCGGGAGACGCTCGCGGACCTGGTCGCCGCCGAACGGTTCTGA
- a CDS encoding DUF2391 family protein yields the protein MLDRLPGGRAFGLDDLAQQVVGGFILSAPFVVTEEVWNLAAGMDALRWAVTVAIVALIGYGTLYRADESRDADRENSVAGLPVRFLSLMAVSYLSVATLAVVFNAPATFEAGADTTAKAVSIGAIFSVVGAATADSVFG from the coding sequence CTGCTCGACCGGCTCCCCGGGGGACGTGCGTTCGGGCTCGACGACCTCGCCCAGCAGGTCGTCGGCGGCTTCATCCTCTCGGCACCCTTCGTCGTCACGGAGGAGGTCTGGAACCTCGCGGCGGGGATGGACGCGCTCCGCTGGGCGGTCACGGTCGCCATCGTCGCGCTGATCGGCTACGGGACGCTCTACCGGGCCGACGAGAGCCGTGACGCCGACCGCGAGAACTCGGTCGCGGGCCTGCCGGTCCGGTTTCTCTCGCTTATGGCCGTCTCGTATCTCTCGGTTGCGACGCTGGCGGTCGTCTTCAACGCCCCGGCGACCTTCGAGGCGGGGGCCGACACCACGGCCAAGGCGGTCTCCATCGGCGCCATCTTCAGCGTCGTCGGGGCCGCGACGGCCGACTCCGTGTTCGGGTAA
- a CDS encoding TrmB family transcriptional regulator, whose protein sequence is MTDAPADMLERLGLTEYEQTALAELLALGRTTAPNLAEATGIPKARIYGVLDSLADQGYIEVIPGRPKEYQPKPPEEVLDRAVENHRQEFERYRQDLDSMREDFLAEFRPRYERASEDVRPAEELFHVVDVGEPSETETRRLYREADERVDVITKSFAYLEAVEPALAEALGRVDVRALLNHPDLLSAENREIQADIVARLRESYPEVSLRFSTGQLPWRGTLIDPSMAYDSGEAIFLVEEPGVPDHMRQAAITENGSFVAGLKRYMDLVWDHESVGEYPESG, encoded by the coding sequence ATGACGGACGCGCCGGCGGACATGCTGGAGCGGCTCGGGTTGACGGAGTACGAGCAGACGGCACTGGCGGAGCTTCTGGCGCTCGGTCGGACGACCGCACCGAACCTCGCCGAGGCGACGGGGATCCCGAAGGCGCGGATCTACGGCGTGCTCGACTCGCTGGCCGATCAGGGATACATCGAGGTGATCCCGGGCCGACCCAAGGAGTACCAGCCCAAGCCGCCCGAGGAGGTGCTCGACCGGGCCGTCGAGAACCACCGTCAGGAGTTCGAGCGCTACCGCCAGGACCTGGATTCGATGCGCGAGGACTTTCTCGCGGAGTTCCGGCCGCGCTACGAACGCGCCAGCGAGGACGTCCGACCCGCCGAGGAGCTGTTCCACGTCGTCGACGTCGGCGAGCCCAGCGAGACCGAGACCCGGCGGCTCTACCGTGAGGCCGACGAGCGGGTCGACGTCATCACGAAGAGCTTCGCGTACCTGGAGGCCGTCGAGCCCGCGCTGGCGGAGGCGCTCGGCCGCGTGGACGTGCGCGCGCTCCTGAACCACCCCGACCTGCTCTCGGCGGAGAACCGGGAGATACAGGCCGACATCGTCGCCCGGCTGCGCGAGTCCTATCCGGAGGTGTCGCTGCGCTTTTCGACCGGCCAGCTCCCCTGGCGCGGGACGCTGATCGACCCGAGCATGGCCTACGACTCCGGGGAGGCGATCTTCCTCGTCGAGGAGCCCGGCGTCCCCGACCACATGCGCCAGGCCGCGATCACGGAGAACGGCTCGTTCGTGGCCGGGCTGAAGCGGTACATGGACCTCGTCTGGGACCACGAGAGCGTCGGGGAGTACCCGGAGAGCGGATGA
- the aglG gene encoding glucosyl-dolichyl phosphate glucuronosyltransferase encodes MRVSVVVCEHTLDRYGDLREAAESVLAQTHDDVELVLVADGNDDVCARLREDYGECSDAVVHCNEGNVGLLESRNNGAEAATGDVVAFLDDDAVADEEWVAELVAVYEERDVPAVGGRMTPAWVAGRPGFLPAEFYWLVGVTHRGYGPDGDPDEAGEVRNTFGSNISFRREVFLGLGGFEAEIGGRQGDANLQGGETELCARMDRAYGHGVYYTPDAEVAHKVFDYRTDPAWLLDRAFWQGYSKRGMEVLVPESGSTDAESDFLGALLLDSVPERLRGLASDPSVERGLQFAMLWVFTAAVGLGYLYGVVKWWGT; translated from the coding sequence ATGCGCGTCTCGGTGGTCGTCTGCGAGCACACCCTCGACCGCTACGGCGACCTCCGTGAGGCAGCCGAGAGCGTCCTCGCCCAGACCCACGACGACGTGGAGCTGGTGCTCGTCGCGGACGGGAATGACGACGTCTGCGCGCGCCTGCGCGAGGACTACGGGGAGTGCTCCGACGCCGTCGTCCACTGCAACGAGGGGAACGTCGGCCTGCTGGAGAGCCGCAACAACGGCGCGGAGGCCGCGACCGGGGACGTCGTCGCCTTCCTCGACGACGATGCGGTGGCCGACGAGGAGTGGGTAGCCGAACTCGTCGCCGTCTACGAGGAGCGGGACGTGCCGGCGGTCGGCGGGCGGATGACACCCGCCTGGGTCGCCGGCAGGCCGGGCTTCCTGCCCGCCGAATTCTACTGGCTGGTCGGCGTCACCCACCGGGGGTACGGCCCGGACGGCGACCCCGACGAGGCCGGCGAGGTCCGCAACACCTTCGGGTCGAACATCTCCTTCCGGCGGGAGGTCTTTCTGGGACTGGGCGGGTTCGAGGCCGAGATCGGCGGCCGGCAGGGCGACGCCAACCTCCAGGGCGGCGAGACCGAACTCTGTGCCCGGATGGACCGGGCGTACGGCCACGGCGTCTACTACACCCCCGACGCGGAGGTCGCGCACAAGGTGTTCGACTACCGGACCGACCCCGCGTGGCTGCTCGACCGGGCGTTCTGGCAGGGCTACTCCAAGCGCGGGATGGAGGTGCTGGTCCCGGAATCCGGCTCTACCGACGCGGAGTCGGATTTCCTGGGGGCGCTGCTGCTCGATTCGGTTCCCGAGCGGCTCCGCGGGCTCGCGAGCGACCCGTCCGTCGAGAGGGGACTCCAGTTCGCGATGCTCTGGGTCTTCACCGCTGCGGTCGGGCTCGGGTACCTCTACGGCGTCGTGAAGTGGTGGGGAACGTGA
- a CDS encoding oligosaccharyl transferase, archaeosortase A system-associated: MSNWREEFEDGSGVAAVTAWLTSYYHYVALAALAGFTLWNRTRFWGRFVVDGRTLLSGNDPYYHLRSVQYVVENYPATMPFDPWTYFSYGTANSQFGTLYDQLIATAALVVGLGSPSDELVRTVVLFAPAVFGVAVMVPAYLLGRRLGGRAGGVVSAAVIALGAGAVLQQGMVGSADHHIAEVLFQALAVLGVAVALAVAREEKPVWELVRAREFTALRRSLGWAALAGVAIAAYLWVWPPGVLLLGVFGLFFLVHLSVEYVRGSSPEHAAFVGAVALSTAGVLQLPMLDTLGLTATGRSLLQPGLAIGVAAGCVFVAWLARRWDASDQPARYFPALTFGLVAAVGIFVAVVLPDTFGYFVTQVDRVLGFVTGQSAQAATVVEAQRGSLDTVYGAYKLAAVTALLGAGVLLGRQVLDDDPGGEGLLVVLWAALMLSATLTQGRFAYYMAVPVGVLNAALVGWAAGYIGSVGEDGAIETYQVLAVGVVILVVLAPMMLIAPTAMATAQQTQAPGSVTGWQGSLEWMEENTPAEGQFANPDGDPMVYYGTYERTDDYDYPEGAYGVMSWWDYGHWITNIGERVPNANPFQQGATDAARFLLAGTEAEAASVLSEIDEADATTRYVMIDSQMVGGKYQAPPQFAPNVTRSDFFTRSTLNRRVLQQYARAFQQQGLSEAGAARQAQQIATVRHQTQAYYESMMVRLYAYHGSSMEPRPYVVDWEQVRTEQGVRLVEPENSSMFRVFENMSAAREFARRDGTAAVGGFGPYPKERVEALDHYRLVQTGSSRSGKFARDVVGVGYTSRTVLQQLGNGSPVAQQYLRDLTTQVRSSDGFTKVFERVPGAQVQGDGAPANTNLTMQVRMNPANGGNFTYSKRVETDADGEFATTVPYSTTGYENWGPEQGYTNVSARATGPYTISSGLRTNETGSVVTYQASVDVTEAQVIGENTTPIQVTLDERALNIEGPSNGTDGSDSSGSDGSGTDGSDSSGSDGSGTDGTDGSGTDGTDGSGDDTTGSVPLGPVQAARAG; the protein is encoded by the coding sequence ATGAGTAACTGGCGCGAGGAGTTCGAGGACGGCTCGGGGGTCGCGGCTGTCACGGCCTGGCTCACGAGCTACTACCACTACGTCGCGCTCGCCGCGCTCGCCGGGTTTACGCTCTGGAACCGCACCCGCTTCTGGGGCCGCTTCGTCGTCGACGGCCGGACGCTGCTCTCGGGCAACGACCCTTACTACCACCTCCGCAGCGTCCAGTACGTCGTCGAGAACTACCCCGCGACGATGCCCTTCGACCCGTGGACGTACTTCTCCTACGGGACTGCGAACTCCCAGTTCGGCACGCTGTACGACCAGCTGATCGCGACGGCCGCCCTGGTCGTCGGGCTCGGGAGCCCGAGTGACGAACTCGTCCGGACGGTCGTCCTCTTCGCCCCCGCGGTCTTCGGGGTCGCCGTCATGGTCCCCGCCTACCTCCTCGGCCGGCGGCTGGGTGGGCGGGCCGGCGGCGTCGTCAGCGCCGCCGTCATCGCGCTGGGCGCCGGCGCCGTCCTCCAGCAAGGGATGGTCGGCAGCGCGGACCACCACATCGCCGAGGTGCTGTTCCAGGCGCTCGCGGTGCTGGGCGTCGCCGTCGCGCTCGCGGTCGCACGCGAGGAGAAGCCGGTCTGGGAACTGGTCAGAGCCCGCGAGTTCACCGCGCTCCGCCGCTCGCTGGGGTGGGCGGCCCTCGCCGGCGTCGCCATCGCCGCCTATCTCTGGGTGTGGCCGCCGGGCGTCCTCCTGCTTGGCGTGTTCGGTCTCTTCTTCCTCGTCCACCTCAGCGTCGAGTACGTCCGCGGGTCGAGCCCGGAACACGCCGCCTTCGTCGGCGCGGTGGCGCTGTCGACCGCCGGCGTCCTCCAGTTGCCGATGCTCGATACCCTCGGACTCACCGCCACCGGCCGGTCGCTGCTCCAGCCCGGACTCGCTATCGGCGTCGCCGCCGGCTGTGTCTTCGTCGCCTGGCTGGCCCGCCGGTGGGACGCAAGCGACCAGCCGGCCCGTTACTTCCCCGCCCTCACGTTCGGCCTGGTCGCGGCCGTCGGTATCTTCGTGGCAGTGGTCCTCCCCGACACCTTCGGCTACTTCGTCACCCAGGTCGACCGCGTGCTCGGCTTCGTCACCGGGCAGAGCGCCCAGGCCGCGACGGTCGTCGAGGCACAGCGGGGGAGCCTCGACACCGTTTACGGGGCCTACAAGCTCGCGGCCGTGACGGCGCTTCTGGGAGCGGGGGTCCTGCTGGGCCGGCAGGTGCTCGACGACGACCCCGGCGGCGAGGGCTTGCTGGTCGTCCTCTGGGCGGCACTCATGCTCTCGGCGACGCTCACCCAGGGCCGCTTCGCCTACTACATGGCCGTCCCCGTCGGCGTGCTCAACGCCGCCCTCGTCGGGTGGGCGGCCGGCTACATCGGGAGTGTCGGTGAGGACGGCGCGATAGAGACCTACCAGGTGCTTGCGGTCGGCGTCGTCATTCTGGTGGTGCTCGCGCCCATGATGCTCATCGCCCCGACAGCGATGGCGACTGCCCAGCAGACCCAGGCCCCGGGCAGCGTCACCGGCTGGCAGGGCAGCCTGGAGTGGATGGAGGAGAACACGCCCGCCGAGGGGCAGTTCGCCAACCCCGACGGCGACCCGATGGTCTACTACGGCACCTACGAGCGGACCGACGACTACGACTACCCCGAGGGCGCATACGGGGTGATGTCGTGGTGGGACTACGGCCACTGGATCACGAACATCGGCGAGCGGGTCCCCAACGCCAACCCGTTCCAGCAGGGAGCGACCGACGCCGCGCGGTTCCTGCTCGCCGGCACGGAAGCGGAGGCCGCGAGCGTCCTGAGCGAGATCGACGAAGCGGACGCGACGACGCGCTATGTGATGATCGACAGCCAGATGGTCGGCGGGAAGTACCAGGCCCCGCCGCAGTTCGCACCGAACGTCACCCGGTCTGACTTCTTCACCCGGTCGACGCTCAACCGCCGGGTGCTCCAGCAGTACGCCCGGGCGTTCCAGCAGCAGGGGCTCTCCGAGGCCGGCGCGGCGCGGCAGGCCCAACAGATCGCCACCGTCCGCCACCAGACCCAGGCCTACTACGAGTCGATGATGGTGCGGCTGTACGCCTACCACGGTAGCTCGATGGAGCCCCGCCCCTACGTCGTCGACTGGGAGCAGGTCCGGACCGAGCAGGGGGTCCGCCTCGTCGAGCCCGAGAACAGCTCGATGTTCCGGGTGTTCGAGAACATGAGCGCGGCCCGCGAGTTCGCCCGCCGGGACGGGACGGCCGCCGTCGGCGGCTTTGGCCCTTACCCCAAGGAACGCGTCGAGGCGCTGGACCACTACCGGCTGGTCCAGACCGGCTCCAGCCGGTCCGGGAAGTTCGCCCGCGACGTGGTGGGCGTCGGTTACACCTCCCGGACGGTCCTCCAGCAGCTGGGCAACGGGTCGCCGGTCGCCCAGCAGTACCTCCGGGACCTGACCACGCAGGTCCGGTCGTCGGACGGGTTCACCAAGGTGTTCGAGCGCGTCCCCGGCGCGCAGGTCCAGGGCGACGGCGCCCCCGCGAACACCAACCTCACGATGCAGGTCCGGATGAACCCCGCGAACGGTGGGAACTTCACCTACAGCAAGCGGGTCGAGACTGACGCCGACGGGGAGTTCGCCACGACGGTCCCCTACTCGACGACCGGCTACGAGAACTGGGGGCCCGAGCAGGGGTACACCAACGTGAGCGCCCGCGCGACCGGCCCCTACACCATCTCCTCGGGGCTCCGGACCAACGAGACCGGCTCGGTCGTCACCTACCAGGCGTCGGTCGACGTCACCGAGGCACAGGTCATCGGCGAGAACACCACCCCGATACAGGTGACACTCGACGAACGGGCGCTGAATATCGAGGGTCCCTCGAACGGGACCGACGGGAGCGACAGCAGCGGGTCGGACGGGAGCGGCACCGACGGGAGCGACAGCAGCGGGTCGGACGGGAGCGGCACCGACGGGACTGACGGGAGCGGCACCGACGGGACTGACGGGAGCGGGGACGACACCACAGGTTCGGTCCCGCTCGGGCCCGTTCAGGCCGCGCGGGCGGGGTGA
- a CDS encoding DUF368 domain-containing protein: protein MAGEPAHEPDRGEEASGESSDGDPTAREPDGEHAGAAAATGTGNSLRDLGTVYLKGTAMGAADTIPGVSGGTIALITGIYERFVRALTRLDPRILRHVPRLHRAEGRRDLLADLREMDFFFLVALGLGVVTSVVTLSRVMHLALETARAPTFAFFLGLIAASAVVLYGELNLESAGQAVAGLGGFGLAFLLSGAAAEGLLGNGLPVIFAVGAVAVTAMVLPGISGSFILILLGQYYYLTGVLGEFVDGVIAVVTGGAAGNLPSLATVVVTFVAGAVVGLVSVAHLIRWALDAYRTATLVFLVSLMVGSLRLPVVEVTTNVDAWTPAAAGLITLAVVVGAGAVLLLDYYTADLSGMAN from the coding sequence GTGGCGGGCGAGCCCGCACACGAACCGGACCGGGGCGAGGAGGCGTCCGGCGAGAGCAGTGACGGCGACCCCACGGCCCGCGAGCCGGACGGCGAGCACGCCGGAGCGGCCGCGGCCACGGGCACCGGCAACTCCCTCCGGGACCTCGGCACCGTCTACCTCAAGGGGACGGCGATGGGGGCCGCGGACACGATCCCCGGCGTCTCCGGCGGGACTATCGCGCTCATCACCGGCATCTACGAGCGGTTCGTCCGGGCGCTCACCCGGCTCGACCCCCGGATTCTCCGTCACGTCCCCCGCCTCCACCGCGCCGAGGGCCGGCGCGACCTGCTCGCCGACCTCCGGGAGATGGACTTCTTCTTCCTGGTGGCGCTCGGGCTGGGCGTGGTGACGTCGGTCGTCACGCTCTCGCGGGTGATGCATCTCGCACTCGAAACGGCCAGAGCCCCGACCTTCGCCTTTTTCCTCGGGCTCATCGCCGCGTCGGCGGTCGTCCTCTACGGCGAGCTGAACCTCGAGTCCGCCGGACAGGCGGTCGCTGGCCTCGGCGGATTCGGACTCGCCTTTCTGCTCAGCGGCGCAGCTGCCGAGGGTCTCCTCGGGAACGGTCTCCCCGTGATCTTCGCCGTCGGCGCGGTCGCGGTCACGGCGATGGTCCTGCCCGGTATCTCGGGCTCGTTCATTCTCATTCTCCTCGGGCAGTACTACTATCTCACGGGCGTTCTCGGGGAATTCGTCGACGGGGTCATCGCGGTGGTCACCGGAGGGGCGGCGGGAAACCTCCCCTCGCTCGCCACCGTCGTCGTCACCTTCGTCGCGGGAGCAGTCGTCGGTCTGGTGAGCGTCGCCCACCTCATCCGGTGGGCGCTGGACGCGTACCGGACGGCGACGCTGGTCTTTCTCGTGAGCCTGATGGTCGGCTCGCTCCGCCTGCCGGTGGTCGAGGTCACGACCAACGTCGACGCGTGGACGCCGGCTGCGGCGGGGCTCATCACACTCGCCGTCGTCGTCGGCGCGGGCGCCGTTCTCCTGCTCGACTACTACACGGCGGACCTGTCGGGGATGGCGAACTAG
- the cutA gene encoding divalent-cation tolerance protein CutA has product MPTAYITAPPEAAADIAETLVEERLAACVNRLGCHSTYRWEGEVHEEPEVVLLAKTTTEGYDDLRERVLALHPHDVPCIERFDEDDVLDAFADWRAGAVGDNRG; this is encoded by the coding sequence GTGCCGACCGCCTACATCACCGCTCCGCCCGAGGCGGCCGCCGACATCGCCGAGACGCTCGTCGAGGAGCGGCTCGCGGCCTGCGTGAACCGCCTCGGCTGCCACTCCACCTACCGGTGGGAGGGGGAGGTCCACGAGGAGCCGGAGGTCGTTCTGCTGGCGAAAACCACCACCGAAGGGTACGACGACCTCCGCGAGCGCGTCCTGGCGCTCCATCCCCACGACGTCCCCTGTATCGAGCGCTTCGACGAGGACGACGTCCTCGACGCCTTCGCGGACTGGCGGGCCGGGGCCGTCGGCGACAACCGGGGCTAG
- a CDS encoding HEWD family protein, which translates to MVEVVPPSERECLRCGRRDTWSDEESTWVAVEEDGERLTGTPHCLHDWDINGTYNPVAE; encoded by the coding sequence ATGGTCGAAGTCGTACCCCCCTCCGAGCGGGAGTGTCTCCGGTGTGGCCGGCGCGATACCTGGAGCGACGAGGAGTCGACGTGGGTCGCCGTCGAAGAGGACGGTGAGCGCCTGACCGGGACCCCACACTGTCTCCACGACTGGGACATCAACGGGACGTACAACCCCGTCGCCGAGTGA
- a CDS encoding class I SAM-dependent methyltransferase: MKRSLADHAARFDEKAPEYDSSKSDEYKAAVSLVVEHAAPGPDDVVLDLGTGTGAIALALAADAGRVVGRDISEGMLAEAREKAADRGLENVSFGEGRFREPRVEAAGPEAGVDIVTSNFAMHHLSDGEKREAIEVIAALGPRRVVLGDVMFFGEPDPDDPFYSPDVDDPATVGTLADAFTDAGFALTAVERVHDQVGVLVGERLDGDRARERTGSEGTDS; the protein is encoded by the coding sequence ATGAAGCGCTCGCTCGCCGACCACGCCGCTCGCTTCGACGAGAAGGCACCGGAGTACGACAGCTCGAAAAGCGACGAGTACAAGGCCGCCGTCTCGCTGGTCGTCGAGCACGCCGCGCCCGGCCCCGACGACGTCGTCCTCGACCTGGGGACCGGCACGGGCGCCATCGCGCTGGCGCTCGCGGCAGACGCCGGCCGCGTCGTCGGCCGGGACATCAGCGAGGGGATGCTTGCGGAGGCCCGGGAGAAGGCAGCCGACCGGGGGCTCGAGAACGTCAGCTTCGGCGAGGGGCGGTTCCGGGAGCCCCGGGTGGAGGCGGCCGGCCCGGAAGCGGGTGTCGACATCGTCACCTCGAACTTCGCGATGCACCACCTGAGCGACGGCGAGAAGCGCGAGGCCATCGAGGTCATCGCGGCCCTCGGGCCCCGCAGGGTCGTCCTCGGCGACGTGATGTTCTTCGGCGAGCCCGACCCCGACGACCCGTTCTACAGCCCGGACGTCGACGACCCCGCGACCGTGGGGACCCTCGCCGACGCCTTCACCGACGCGGGCTTTGCCCTGACTGCCGTCGAGCGGGTCCACGACCAGGTCGGTGTGCTCGTCGGCGAGCGGCTCGACGGCGACCGCGCCCGGGAACGTACCGGAAGCGAGGGGACCGACTCGTGA
- a CDS encoding Rpp14/Pop5 family protein yields MTLPKHLRQRWRYLAVGVESWPEASVERDPFQRALWYGAQDLVGDVGSATVDLTVQRFRYGDGEGEAAVRTRRGAVERARAVIASVDEVAGDPVGLRVRGVSGTLRGCEEKYMGGGPVATEQRHVTFEGADRTATLRGGRATVRVDGAPVGVTTLDI; encoded by the coding sequence GTGACACTGCCCAAACACCTCAGACAGCGCTGGCGGTATCTCGCGGTCGGGGTCGAGTCCTGGCCGGAGGCGTCCGTCGAGCGCGATCCCTTCCAGCGGGCGCTGTGGTACGGCGCTCAGGATCTCGTGGGCGACGTCGGGAGCGCGACGGTCGACCTGACGGTCCAGCGGTTCCGGTACGGGGACGGCGAGGGGGAGGCGGCCGTGCGGACCCGCCGCGGCGCTGTCGAGCGGGCCCGGGCCGTGATAGCGAGCGTCGACGAGGTCGCGGGCGACCCGGTCGGGCTGCGGGTCCGCGGGGTCAGCGGGACCCTGCGTGGCTGTGAAGAAAAGTATATGGGCGGCGGGCCGGTAGCCACGGAGCAGAGACACGTCACCTTCGAGGGTGCCGACCGGACGGCGACGCTCCGGGGCGGCCGGGCGACAGTCCGGGTCGACGGCGCGCCCGTCGGGGTGACGACGCTCGATATCTAA